ctaagaaaagacttagagtacttggatctaacggaggacatgacacaggaccgagcacaatggcgttcaaagattcatatagccgatcccactcagtgacttggattttccaagtctccaaccaagaagttttcctcactcgggaaattaagggaatactacctcaacctacatgctccactcacaaagcttcaacatacaagcttcaacaaaagaaaattcagagaacttagcgaagaaggctttggtgtattcaacacaatacgttgaaatgaaggaaagctatttattgatatccccgataagtcacaaatatgtacatatacataagtcaaaataaacaaacaagagggagccttcacaaaggttgcttaggagaagtctcagcagtcggtagagccccagaaagagcaggcacgggagggggatcatttggagcctcagtactggacagaaccctagaaggaggaggcagcagaggttgatcatttggagcttcattacgcggtacagccccagaagacgaaggcaataaatgcctttggaacaaacccacaaatctctgatgatcaagtaaaacttgaccatcagattccttcatctggtcaagcttcctcttcatgtttgtagcatagtcatgtgcgagccggtgcaactgtttattctcatgcttgagccctctaatctcctgtttgagactcatcacttcagccgccaatgattcaacttggcgggttcgagcaaataggcgttgggccatgttagacacagaacctgcacactgaacactgagagccagagaatccttaacagccaactcatcagaccgtttggaaagtagtctgttatctttgggagtgagaaggttcctggccactaccgcagcggtcatatcattcttcatcacggaatccccaacagtaagaggaccagtaggggagacgaaggatgggcgccatatgttgtctggagaaggcgtggctgcctcttcaacaaggttcaagtcaaaacgacggtcggaggggccagacattttcaaaggtgttgaagagagaagaggtcggacaaatcaagatcttagaagtgcaagaatggagcttctactggtggagattcaagtgtgctttggaacttaatgccagcctctataaaaatctgcactcgacggagcttcagaaatcgaagaggcgtttgctttctcaaaagctgggctgctcagagaccacgagacgtttgctttctcaaaagttgggctgctcaaagaccacgaaggccgatctcagaaatcgaagaggcgcttgctttctcaaaagctgggctgctcagagaccacgatggccgatctcagaaatcgaagaggcacctacttttccagccttgtcagcacctgtcagctttgcggaaattatgggcattatgtcgaagatttttggtgaagtagaaagcacatgaatcttactgttcaatcacccacttcccacacgcaacattagctcatgggtaccacagataactttgccaaagttctctgacaaagttgagacacgtgaagcttgcagctcccactacaccgctttaaccaagaagggtaaaagaatagcaaagaaacagcactaacaaagtttagacacataaattttgaaggtcgagctaccatattattacccacaagggtaaaggaacagtaccactgctggataattggaaagtccctgtgtgtcaacctctgtgcttcgtggcaagatagactagcaaacatgcccaaccttttctcacattcgagaaaacactcccaacaagattgcttgctccaaaatcgaagaggcaccgccctccgaatctcgagagccagactcccaacatgattactttctcaaaaatcaaagagacaccgctctccgaatctcgagagccagacccctagcaggatggctttctcaaaaatcgaaaaggcatcgttcttcgaacctcgagagccagatctccgacatgattacttgttcgaaaaccgaagaggcaccactttcccaacttcaagagccggatctccttggataaagcttgtctgtaatctttacacgcaacatcagctttccagataccatagaccattttttcaaagtgctctgacaaatttaaaacatgtgaagctggcagctcccactaccgtgttatgaccaagcagggtaaatgaatagcattactacttgttgttagggagactcctatatatgttgatctccatccccaacagacaggcagacctgcaaaaatgctcaacccttcctcatatctgagagggcactcccaaagaagcctttcgaaatattcagctttctttccccccgataatacctctgcaaacaagctatactagagcaagaatatctcatatcatcaggattaaaagcaagagtatcccatatcatgttttttccctgtcttttcctttggccttgttcttacctacaagacaaggagaaagagagcaatcagtcagcacttggaatcaagcttccagtcaggaactgactgcctggaaccccttacttgattacttacctggcattgctctcgagtactcatcttcaacatcttatgcttccagggaagataccgcatctgcctgaggaacatatagggcaagtgagaaggatacaaggaagcatgtggagacaagcgtaacagcacacgtgccgatacatccactactctgtcaaaagcaaaagtatcccatatcagcagggtcgaacgtactatagatttgatggacttgttttgaccctcaaattcttcagtcggccttatactctggaggaaaccagaaaaccctccagcccagttcaagaataagcctgtggaaagttacttcttcaaaagcaaaagtatcccatatcatctcttctcatttttcttctctttatccttcatgctgcctgcaagatagggagaatgtgaacaatcagccggaactcgaaatcaaagttctgatctgggactgattgcttggagctctgattgcttaccttgtctatcacctctttcagcagatcccctagctcggcgacttggaggactcctactacatggtttgtatcgcgcttgaccaagcctgaaactacaagtaagcttcaagtgaaattgatacattaccttgtgcatctccaccagttaaagataccacccctggatggaggaagagtacttccagagaagatgccacatctacctacgagacagataaggcaagtcaagacgataccacactccggaacttagaagtttcgtgattacgagatcattctcccacaatatttcctaatgtcatttgtactaaatcattcacttgtactcactaaaagagagtttgaacctatgtacttgtgtaaacccttcacaattaatgagaactcctctatttcgtggacgtagccaatatgggtgaaccacatacatctggtgtttgctttcctatctctatccatttatatacttatccacactaatgaccggagcaatctagcgacgatcacaaaaagcgaccgttttcgctacctaggatctatcttgcaagagaacggagaattagatggagatctcaaccatagaatacaagctagatggatgaagtgtaagagtgcatccggcgtgttgtgtgatcgtcgtaggtcactgaagctcaagggaaaattttataggacggcaataaggccagcgatgttgtatggcacagaatgttgggcggtgaagcatcaacacgtacacaaaatgggtgtagcggagataaggatgcttcgtgggatgtgtgggcacacgagaaaggagaagattgtgaatgaggatatccgaggtaaagtaggagtagccgaagttgaaggaaagatgagagaaaatcggttacggtggtttggacatgtgcaaagaaggcctactgacgctccggttcgaagatgtgactacggaacagaggttcggggccgaaggggtagaggaagacctaggaaaactttggaagagaccctaagaaaagacttagagtacttggatctaacggaggacatgacacaaaaccgagcgcaatggcgttctaggattcatatagccaaccccacttagtgggaaaaggctttgttgttgttgttgttgttgttgttgtggtagAATGGCTATAGAGTTTTGAACGTGGGAGAAGGCAAGATAAGAGCAGTGAGTTTTCATTGGTAGAATGGCTATAGAGTATTTAGGGTTTTCATTTAAGTTCGTAATATGCTTTTTAATTATTGAATGGTTtatttctccctctccttcttatAGGGAAATCTATGGAACGATTATTGTTGAACTTGATGCCTGTTTCATTTGGAGAATAGTCATTCTGACTTTTCTCACTCtaattcttttttacttttcatattCCTTTCCATTTTGATTACATGTACATAAATGTGGATCGATTTTTAATCATCGTAAATTCATATGTTTTGCAAGTTCTTGATCGCGGTGAAAAGATTGAGCTGTTGGTGGATAAAACTGATAATTTTCGCTCCCAGGTTTGTCCATAGTTTATGTGTATCAGAAtaatatttgatttcttaataaGTGGCTTCATTCATATGGAGTTtgtttttaaattgagttcttaCAATTGTGGTAGCATAAAATTGACAAAGCAGCTTGCAAGCGGAATGGGAAAGGGTAAGATATATATCAAGAAATAATAGATAACATACTATGAAGCCAGAAACCCTATCAACTCCATTTTTAGCAATTTTTAATAAGATAAATTGTTTAAACAAATGTAATAAAAGTCAGTGTACTTTGTGGTACTAtaaggaaaatatatatatgaattcttATTCTTCAACTTAATGCCATAGAttaattgtttaatttattCTCTTACATTATTATTTGATTCCTTGAAGTATTTTTACCTTTATTTTTTCCTAATCTCTTTGAATGTGCTTCAGTGCGTACAATgagcctttattttatcatgcattttacacccaacttaattATATTCCAAtactttttatttgtaattgtatgttgtattttatttttacgaCGCCATATGAGAAAGAAAACAACTACCACAACATATCTTAAGGGGCCCATGATTAAAAAAGGCCTCTCGCATACACGTGAGCGCGTACGGAGAGGCTAGTGCTTCTAATAAAATTAGTTCTTCATATAGGGTTTGCAACTGCAGATCAATaaatttcaaaaagaaaaaacaatgttGGACTTCATTGGTCCATGCAGAGGAGAAAGCCAAAAATTTTATTATCTTTTTACTAAAAGACAGGCTTTGTAGTTTGCACTTTATGTATTACTTCAATGGATTCCTAGGAAAAGAGTGAATCTcatatttcattattttcttttaagtataaacatatcTTTGTATTCTGTTTTAAGACTAAAATTATTCATTGCAGTTTGAATttgtcataattaaaatcaagttCATTATTACCTAGTGCGTATTCTGCCAATGCTTTGACGTTAAACaattgtacaaaaaaaatatcataaggagatatttgaaagaaaaaaataataaagaatacAAGAACATCTAAAGCAACACATCTTTAAAGCGCGTAGAGCTCATGATGCAAAAATACCTTTCACATGTGCGTGAGCACGTGTGGAGAGGCTAGTTAGTATGaacttgtgaaagaaatttaGTCGTACAGTATAATTTTCCcatattattatatttatttggaGAAAAGTTTCATAAAGTATACAACCGTAAACTAATAGACATTTGTTAGGTTAATAAAGCCAGAGGGTGctcttaaaacaaatagtaaACACACAGTCCCCTCTGGTTATTGTAGCAATTCATTTCCAGGTACAACTTGGAGAGCAGAGCTGTTTTTCGGTTAGTGCTATTGTTTTATCGTCTCCTTGCAGCAGTTTCCCTTTGAGCATTAAAGAAAACAGCAGTCACAGGAAGGCCAAGGTCATTCGCCTCAGCAAATTTTCGGGTGTTGAAGTGGTCCTTTGAAGCAGGAGGGATCACTGTCTGCCTGCCTTTCTGCTTGAACAGAAGAAACACAAACCTGTGGATCCCTATGTTTGGCCTTGGCATTTCATATTTCACCACCTCCATTCCTGTTTTTAATTATATCATCACAcgttcaaacaaacaaaaaaaaacatattaatcATATTCAGCGTcataatcatcatcatcatctctctctctctctctctctatctctctctctctctctctctctctctaagaacATATAATGGACTTACCAAATGTGTTATCAGTCGTGCCTGGGATGTCGGTCACAATCCTGTAATCAAGATGGCAAATTATTTAGTCCAAATTTTGTAACCAAAATATCACACTGAATGCATGAGTATATATGCAATAGAAGCTTCTGTATTCTGATCATGTAAGTTTTATCCAAAAATAATTAGAAGGAAATGGAAACTCCCTGCATCCAGGATCTAACAGGAAAAAAAACGAAATAAATTTACCAGGTCAAGCATGTAAACATACGAACTTattgattggaagaaaaaaaaagactagCAAGATTCAAGGAAACAtagttaattttattttacataaAGAAAAAGACGCATATACATGGTTTAAAACATGGTTAATTTTAATGGAAACTCCCCTCATAACTGATATTTCTCAACGGTATAAAAGGTTTGTATTTCATATTAATTTTAATCTTCAGGTGGACATAATATTATGCCcaagttaattaattagaagtAGATACAAGTGAACTCTCAGATAAGGGTCGCTAGGGCCGGGAAAATGATtgccttttatttcttttccttaTTTCAGATTGCTTTTTTATGATCATCTCTCTCAGGGAAAGGTTTACCAGTGTAAGTGTTCCTTCAGGTAGGGGTCACTGGGGCCGGGAACATCTGGATCCGTCATAACCtacgaaaaataaaatgattgttttaaattaaaacccttattcaagaaaataaattatggtatatatatatacatgacaACATGAGAATATATAGCAGCTGGGAGGGTAACATATG
This window of the Malus domestica chromosome 03, GDT2T_hap1 genome carries:
- the LOC103446583 gene encoding CEN-like protein 2, yielding MAMLSSDPLVVGRVIGDVVDYFSPSVKMTVSYNSNKKVYNGHELFPSSVTIKPKVEVHGGDLRSFFTLVMTDPDVPGPSDPYLKEHLHWIVTDIPGTTDNTFGMEVVKYEMPRPNIGIHRFVFLLFKQKGRQTVIPPASKDHFNTRKFAEANDLGLPVTAVFFNAQRETAARRR